The following proteins are co-located in the Rhodococcus opacus B4 genome:
- a CDS encoding Clp protease N-terminal domain-containing protein, with protein MKFTRAWRDMRTMKTLFSETEAEADRLGDREPGLEHLLLASFALPDGTTVRVFDRLGSNRDALREAIIHVHGEALAAAGMTDAGVATSALSRPRTGPLRLTEPAQGAFRNAAALAKSGRRPIVGADIVAAVATVTHGTAARALESLGLVRSDVVDAARAEPAR; from the coding sequence ATGAAATTCACCCGGGCTTGGCGCGACATGCGCACGATGAAGACCCTGTTCTCCGAAACGGAGGCCGAGGCCGACCGGCTCGGCGACCGCGAGCCCGGCCTCGAGCACCTGCTCCTCGCGTCGTTCGCGCTCCCCGACGGAACGACGGTCCGAGTGTTCGACCGGCTCGGTTCGAACCGGGACGCGCTGCGCGAGGCGATCATTCACGTGCACGGCGAGGCCCTCGCGGCGGCAGGTATGACCGACGCGGGCGTTGCCACCAGTGCGCTGAGCCGTCCCCGCACCGGCCCGCTGCGGCTGACCGAACCGGCCCAGGGAGCGTTCCGCAACGCGGCGGCTCTCGCGAAATCGGGACGCAGGCCGATCGTCGGCGCCGACATCGTCGCGGCCGTTGCCACCGTGACGCACGGCACCGCGGCGCGGGCCCTCGAATCGCTGGGGCTCGTCCGGTCCGACGTCGTCGACGCCGCACGGGCGGAGCCGGCACGGTGA
- a CDS encoding helix-turn-helix transcriptional regulator: MRDVIDGPLPDIAVRFSKFLADIWPHTALVIFTRECTGRPRKVSGDPAVVERVTIAELDSLRTRMSEGTPFDDQTLVAGSKRRVWALLDATGTLLLVVPKSRQHIREVPLVAGAFGVVAVSIRHQVAQASPAYLAESRAASSERARTIVELTDLHAATLESILSTLRSKDLDDRRSRITASETASTALITLRSAGESDRILAEEAVTTAFARLQGELRPLLQHRPVRVDYVDPPVDGRALPGEVASAARAVVRSAVLAFATQSTLERIRIAWDCDGSNLLVEVRDDGDGGLDTDALVRQLSGRVHTLGGRIDVESVDGWGSRVAVAIPLDLPAARPDEQQFGDLNPRELEVLGHLATGKRNKAIADSLGISESTVKFHVAGVLKKLGVASRGEAGAIALEAGIRADTTGRP; the protein is encoded by the coding sequence ATGCGGGACGTCATCGACGGTCCCCTGCCCGACATCGCCGTCCGCTTCTCCAAGTTCCTCGCCGACATCTGGCCGCACACCGCGCTGGTGATCTTCACCCGGGAATGCACGGGGCGGCCCCGGAAGGTCAGCGGCGACCCCGCGGTGGTCGAACGCGTCACCATCGCAGAACTGGACTCGTTGCGCACCCGGATGTCGGAAGGCACGCCGTTCGACGACCAGACCCTGGTGGCCGGCTCGAAGCGCAGGGTCTGGGCACTGCTCGACGCGACCGGGACCCTTCTCCTCGTCGTGCCGAAGTCGCGGCAACATATCCGTGAGGTCCCGCTGGTGGCGGGCGCCTTCGGTGTCGTCGCAGTGTCGATCCGGCATCAGGTCGCGCAGGCGAGCCCGGCGTACCTGGCGGAGTCGCGGGCCGCGTCGAGCGAGCGGGCCAGGACCATCGTGGAGCTGACGGACCTGCACGCCGCGACGCTCGAGTCCATCCTGTCGACGCTGCGGTCCAAGGACCTCGACGACCGGCGGTCGCGGATCACGGCGAGTGAGACGGCATCGACGGCGCTGATCACCCTGCGGTCCGCGGGCGAGTCCGACCGCATCCTGGCGGAGGAAGCGGTCACCACGGCGTTCGCCCGGTTGCAGGGCGAACTGCGGCCACTGCTCCAGCACCGGCCCGTGCGGGTCGACTACGTGGATCCACCGGTGGACGGTCGCGCGCTGCCCGGTGAGGTGGCGAGCGCCGCGCGGGCCGTCGTGCGCAGCGCCGTCCTGGCGTTCGCGACCCAGTCCACCCTGGAGCGCATCCGCATCGCCTGGGACTGCGACGGCTCCAACCTCCTCGTCGAGGTCCGCGACGACGGCGACGGCGGACTCGACACCGACGCCCTGGTGCGGCAGCTCTCCGGCCGGGTGCACACGCTCGGCGGCCGGATCGACGTCGAGTCGGTCGACGGGTGGGGGTCCCGGGTGGCGGTGGCGATTCCCCTCGACCTGCCCGCGGCCCGACCGGACGAACAGCAGTTCGGCGACCTCAACCCCCGCGAACTCGAGGTGCTGGGCCACCTCGCCACGGGCAAGAGGAACAAGGCGATCGCCGACAGCCTCGGCATCAGCGAGAGCACGGTCAAGTTCCACGTCGCGGGAGTCCTGAAGAAACTCGGTGTGGCGTCCCGCGGCGAGGCCGGCGCGATCGCCCTCGAGGCCGGCATCCGCGCCGACACGACCGGCAGGCCCTGA
- the fdhD gene encoding formate dehydrogenase accessory sulfurtransferase FdhD — MGRVTTRTPVTRITDTRQSTRPDTVVVEEPLEIRVNGTPLAVTMRTPGSDVELAQGFLLTEGIIAGRADIASIRYCNSVDEHGVNTYNVLDVDLAPGVFLPDMGIERNFYTTSSCGVCGKASLDAIRQRTKYSPATDTVRVPAATIAELPDRLRAAQKVFDTTGGLHAAGLFTRTGELLTIKEDVGRHNAVDKLIGWATEQDRVPLRGTVLLVSGRASFELAQKAVMAGIPILAAVSAPSSLAIDLAHDTGLTLIGFLRGTTMNLYTHPDRIT, encoded by the coding sequence GTGGGGCGGGTGACGACCCGGACCCCGGTCACCCGGATCACCGACACCAGGCAGTCGACCCGCCCGGACACGGTGGTGGTGGAGGAGCCCCTGGAGATCCGGGTGAACGGCACACCGCTGGCGGTGACGATGCGGACCCCCGGTTCGGATGTGGAACTGGCGCAGGGGTTTCTGCTGACCGAGGGCATCATCGCCGGGCGCGCCGATATTGCGTCGATCCGGTATTGCAACAGCGTCGACGAGCACGGCGTCAACACCTACAACGTGCTGGACGTGGATCTGGCGCCCGGGGTGTTCCTGCCCGACATGGGGATCGAACGCAACTTCTACACCACGTCCTCGTGCGGGGTGTGCGGGAAGGCGTCGCTCGACGCGATCCGGCAGCGCACCAAGTATTCCCCGGCGACGGACACGGTGCGGGTGCCGGCCGCGACGATCGCGGAGTTGCCGGACCGGTTGCGGGCGGCGCAGAAAGTGTTCGACACCACCGGGGGTCTGCATGCGGCGGGGTTGTTCACCCGCACCGGGGAACTGCTCACCATCAAGGAGGACGTCGGCAGGCACAACGCGGTCGACAAGCTGATCGGGTGGGCCACCGAGCAGGACCGGGTCCCGCTGCGCGGCACCGTCCTGCTCGTCAGCGGCCGGGCGTCGTTCGAGTTGGCGCAGAAAGCGGTGATGGCCGGCATCCCGATCCTCGCCGCCGTGTCCGCCCCGTCATCGCTGGCGATCGACCTCGCCCACGACACCGGACTGACCCTCATCGGATTCCTCCGCGGCACCACCATGAACCTCTACACCCACCCCGACCGCATCACGTGA
- a CDS encoding FdhF/YdeP family oxidoreductase produces the protein MTDTTDRYTFDEEDVVVTHEKSYAAGVPAVLVSLKRGMEQMGAVRTARTFFRLNQRQGFDCPGCAWPETPGHRKHAEFCENGAKAVAEEATTRTVTPEFFAEHSVAELLGRTEFWLGQQGRLTHPMVLLPGATHYEPIGWDAAFGLIAGELRALGSPDEAVFYTSGRTSNEAAFVYQLMIRAFGTNNLPDCSNMCHESSGSALTETIGIGKGSVSVPDIENADLILIAGQNPGTNHPRMLSTLEKAKGNGAKVIAINPLPEAGLLRFKDPQKVHGVVGDGVQIADEFLQIRIGGDQALFQGLAKLLLDAEDAAPGTVLDHDFLREHCAGWDEYAAHIRDTVDLDTVVEATGLTRARIEDTARALIASDKTIICWAMGLTQQTHGVATIQDAVALLLMRGMIGKPGAGVCPVRGHSNVQGDRTMGIWEKMPESFLTALDAEFGIRSPRRHGFDAVDSIRAMRDGKASVFVGMGGNFVSATPDTDTTEAALRNCALTVQVSTKLNRSHLVTGQTALILPSLGRTDKDVQAGRKQQVSVEDSMSMVHLSRGSLPPASDQLRSEVAIVCGIAQALFGPGHSVPWAEFTADYDLIRDSIARVIPGFEDFNTKVRAPDGFGLPHPPRDERRFVTGSGKANFVVNELSWVPVPAGKLILQTMRSHDQYNTTIYGLDDRYRGVKGGRRVLFIAAEDLESFGYAAGDRVDLISEWTTPDGSVEERRAEDFRLVPYPTPVGNVAAYYPETNPLIPLDHVAKKSNTPVSKAVLIRLEKRG, from the coding sequence ATGACCGACACCACCGACAGGTACACCTTCGACGAAGAAGACGTCGTCGTCACGCACGAGAAGTCCTATGCGGCAGGTGTTCCTGCGGTGTTGGTGTCGCTCAAGCGTGGTATGGAGCAGATGGGTGCGGTGCGCACTGCCCGCACGTTCTTCCGGTTGAATCAGCGGCAGGGGTTCGACTGCCCGGGCTGTGCGTGGCCGGAAACCCCGGGCCACCGCAAGCACGCGGAGTTCTGTGAGAACGGGGCGAAGGCGGTCGCGGAGGAGGCCACCACCCGCACCGTGACGCCGGAGTTCTTCGCGGAGCATTCGGTGGCCGAGTTGCTGGGGCGCACCGAGTTCTGGCTGGGCCAGCAGGGCCGGTTGACGCATCCGATGGTGCTGCTGCCCGGGGCCACGCATTACGAGCCGATCGGGTGGGACGCGGCGTTCGGGTTGATCGCCGGCGAACTGAGGGCTTTGGGGTCGCCGGATGAGGCGGTGTTCTACACCTCCGGCCGCACCAGTAATGAGGCGGCGTTCGTGTATCAGCTGATGATCCGGGCGTTCGGGACCAACAACCTGCCGGACTGCTCGAACATGTGCCACGAATCCTCCGGTAGTGCGTTGACGGAGACGATCGGCATCGGGAAGGGGTCGGTGTCGGTTCCCGACATCGAGAACGCGGACCTGATCCTGATCGCCGGCCAGAACCCGGGCACCAACCACCCCCGCATGCTGTCGACCCTGGAGAAGGCCAAAGGCAACGGGGCGAAGGTCATCGCGATCAACCCGCTGCCGGAGGCCGGGTTGCTGCGGTTCAAGGACCCGCAGAAGGTGCACGGGGTGGTCGGCGACGGTGTGCAGATCGCGGACGAGTTCCTGCAGATCCGGATCGGCGGCGATCAGGCGTTGTTCCAAGGGTTGGCGAAACTGCTCCTCGACGCCGAGGACGCCGCGCCGGGCACCGTGCTGGACCATGACTTCCTTCGGGAACACTGCGCGGGGTGGGACGAGTACGCCGCCCACATCCGCGACACCGTGGACCTGGACACCGTCGTGGAGGCGACGGGGCTGACGCGGGCCCGGATCGAAGACACCGCGCGGGCGTTGATTGCCTCGGACAAGACGATCATCTGCTGGGCGATGGGGCTGACCCAGCAGACCCACGGGGTCGCCACCATCCAGGACGCCGTCGCCCTGTTGTTGATGCGGGGGATGATCGGCAAACCGGGTGCCGGGGTGTGCCCGGTGCGCGGACACTCCAACGTCCAGGGTGACCGGACGATGGGCATCTGGGAGAAGATGCCCGAATCGTTCCTGACCGCTCTGGATGCCGAGTTCGGGATCCGCTCACCGCGCAGGCACGGATTCGATGCCGTCGATTCGATCCGGGCGATGCGGGACGGGAAGGCGTCGGTGTTCGTCGGGATGGGCGGCAACTTCGTCTCCGCGACCCCGGACACCGACACCACCGAGGCGGCGCTGCGGAACTGTGCGCTGACGGTCCAGGTGTCGACGAAACTGAACCGCTCCCACCTGGTGACCGGGCAGACCGCGCTGATCCTGCCCTCGCTGGGGCGCACCGACAAGGACGTCCAGGCCGGTCGCAAACAGCAGGTCAGTGTCGAGGATTCGATGTCGATGGTGCACCTGTCGCGGGGGAGTCTGCCGCCGGCCAGTGATCAGTTGCGCAGTGAGGTCGCGATCGTGTGTGGGATCGCGCAGGCGTTGTTCGGGCCCGGCCATTCGGTGCCGTGGGCGGAGTTCACCGCCGATTACGACCTGATCCGCGACAGCATTGCCCGGGTGATCCCCGGGTTCGAGGACTTCAACACCAAGGTCCGGGCGCCGGACGGGTTCGGCCTGCCGCACCCGCCGCGGGACGAACGCCGGTTCGTCACCGGCTCGGGGAAGGCGAATTTCGTCGTCAACGAGTTGTCGTGGGTGCCGGTGCCGGCGGGGAAGCTGATTCTGCAGACCATGCGGTCGCATGATCAGTACAACACCACCATCTACGGTCTCGACGACCGCTACCGCGGCGTGAAGGGCGGACGGCGGGTGCTGTTCATCGCCGCCGAGGACCTGGAGTCGTTCGGGTACGCGGCGGGGGATCGGGTGGACCTGATTTCGGAATGGACCACTCCGGACGGCAGCGTGGAGGAACGCCGCGCGGAAGACTTCCGCCTGGTGCCGTACCCGACGCCGGTCGGGAATGTGGCGGCCTATTATCCGGAGACGAATCCGCTGATCCCGCTCGATCACGTCGCGAAGAAGTCGAACACGCCGGTGTCGAAGGCGGTCCTGATCCGCCTCGAGAAGCGGGGCTGA
- a CDS encoding MBL fold metallo-hydrolase — protein sequence MSGQLRIERVVTEGTFALDGGEWNVDNNIWLIGDDTDVVIVDAAHAAQPIIDAVGGRHVNAVICTHGHNDHVTVAPELAERLHAPVLLHPGDDVLWKMSHPDDKYWNLEDGQRIAIAGTEIQVISTPGHSPGSVCLYLPEAGALFSGDTLFSGGPGATGRSYSDFPTIIGSIRDRLFALPEETLVHTGHGDGTTIGTEAPHLAEWIARGN from the coding sequence GTGAGCGGGCAGTTGCGGATCGAGCGGGTCGTCACCGAGGGCACCTTCGCCCTCGACGGCGGCGAATGGAACGTCGACAACAACATCTGGCTGATCGGTGACGACACCGACGTGGTGATCGTCGACGCCGCCCATGCTGCGCAGCCGATCATCGACGCGGTCGGCGGCCGGCACGTGAACGCGGTGATCTGCACGCACGGCCACAACGATCACGTCACCGTCGCCCCGGAACTCGCCGAACGGTTGCACGCGCCGGTGCTGCTGCACCCCGGGGACGACGTGCTGTGGAAGATGAGTCACCCGGACGACAAGTACTGGAACCTCGAGGACGGGCAGCGGATCGCGATCGCCGGCACCGAGATCCAGGTGATCTCCACCCCGGGTCACTCGCCGGGCTCGGTGTGCCTCTACCTCCCCGAGGCCGGGGCACTGTTCTCCGGAGATACCCTCTTCTCGGGTGGCCCCGGCGCCACCGGCCGCTCGTACTCGGATTTCCCGACCATCATCGGGTCGATCCGCGACCGGCTGTTCGCCCTTCCCGAGGAAACGCTCGTCCACACCGGTCACGGTGACGGAACCACGATCGGCACCGAGGCCCCGCACCTCGCCGAATGGATTGCACGAGGAAACTGA
- a CDS encoding S-(hydroxymethyl)mycothiol dehydrogenase gives MPQQVRGVIAPSKGAPVEIATITIPDPGPGEVVVDIAACGVCHTDLTYRDGGINDEFPFLLGHEASGIVESVGEGVTSVAVGDFVVLNWRAVCGQCRACKRGRPQYCFDTHNAAQKMTLEDGTELTPALGIGAFADKTLVHAGQCTKVDPSADPAVVGLLGCGVMAGLGAAVNTGNVGRGDSVAVIGCGGVGDAAIMGARLAGANKIIAIDRDDKKLEWAKDLGATHTVNGGNVDAVEAVQELTGGFGADVVIDAVGRPETWKQAFYARDLAGTVVLVGVPTPDMKLEMPLIDFFSRGGSLKSSWYGDCLPERDFPMLVDLYRQGRLPLEKFVTERIKIDEVEDAFHRMHAGEVLRSVVVL, from the coding sequence ATGCCGCAGCAGGTACGAGGCGTCATCGCCCCATCCAAGGGTGCCCCCGTGGAGATCGCGACCATCACCATTCCGGATCCCGGTCCGGGCGAAGTGGTCGTCGACATCGCGGCCTGCGGGGTGTGCCACACCGACCTGACCTACCGCGACGGCGGGATCAACGACGAGTTCCCGTTCCTGCTCGGCCACGAGGCGTCCGGGATCGTGGAGAGTGTCGGCGAGGGCGTCACCTCCGTTGCCGTCGGCGACTTCGTCGTCCTCAACTGGCGCGCCGTGTGCGGGCAGTGCCGCGCCTGTAAGCGGGGTCGTCCGCAGTACTGTTTCGACACCCACAATGCGGCGCAGAAGATGACGCTCGAGGACGGCACCGAGTTGACCCCGGCGCTGGGGATCGGGGCGTTCGCCGACAAGACCTTGGTCCATGCGGGGCAGTGCACGAAGGTGGATCCGTCCGCCGACCCTGCGGTGGTCGGGTTGCTGGGCTGCGGGGTGATGGCCGGTCTCGGTGCCGCCGTGAACACCGGCAACGTCGGTCGCGGTGACTCGGTGGCCGTCATCGGCTGCGGTGGTGTCGGAGATGCGGCGATCATGGGTGCCCGGCTGGCCGGGGCGAACAAGATCATCGCGATCGACCGGGACGACAAGAAACTCGAGTGGGCGAAGGACCTGGGGGCGACGCACACGGTCAACGGCGGGAACGTCGACGCGGTCGAGGCGGTGCAGGAGCTGACCGGCGGTTTCGGTGCCGACGTCGTGATCGACGCGGTCGGCCGCCCGGAGACGTGGAAGCAGGCGTTCTATGCCCGCGACCTGGCCGGCACCGTGGTGCTGGTGGGTGTCCCGACCCCCGACATGAAGCTGGAGATGCCGCTCATCGACTTCTTCTCCCGCGGTGGGTCGTTGAAGTCGTCGTGGTACGGCGACTGCCTGCCCGAGCGTGACTTCCCGATGCTCGTCGACCTGTACCGGCAGGGCCGGTTGCCGCTGGAGAAGTTCGTCACCGAGCGCATCAAGATCGACGAGGTCGAGGACGCGTTCCATCGGATGCATGCCGGTGAGGTGCTGCGCTCGGTGGTCGTGCTGTGA
- a CDS encoding aromatic amino acid ammonia-lyase yields the protein MTRKDPRPTEEPHPLPVLLDGSQLTVDQLTTLAKEPVAVAPDPAALDHARRSWETAVRIAARQPIYGRTTGVGGNRDTSVSDGIEQDLRLLRSHATGSGPSLPDHVVRAAMIIRVNQILNGGSGLHPDIVTALIDAVAADELPAVHARGAIGTGDLSAFSEIALGLMGDTPLRDGRIAPRWTPHQGDALPLISTNAMTVALAATATDSVANWLEHALIVGVLSLLATRSSVEPFAARVQAARRHLGQEEVAGRVRELLVGQHVRAARVQDSYGFRALPQILGATWQALQRLRGTLAIEMNSSSENPLISVEDDAVFHNGNFHGMPIALAVDEAKLALSSAALLSQCRLANLSDPAVTGLRPFLADGPAGSSGTMLLEYTTSAAIAEIRMAAAPGSLGHTVISRGTEDHASFASQAATQLTDILAQSRIVLACELISAARALGQQHRDLDTGTELGAYLHRARTCLDPRTTDRPLSDDLKAAVKFLEQMPNPEKDTAR from the coding sequence ATGACCCGGAAAGATCCCCGCCCGACCGAGGAACCGCACCCGCTTCCGGTGCTGCTCGACGGCTCCCAGCTCACGGTCGATCAGCTGACGACTCTGGCCAAGGAGCCCGTCGCGGTCGCGCCCGACCCCGCCGCGCTCGACCACGCACGCCGTTCCTGGGAGACCGCGGTGCGGATCGCCGCGCGACAGCCCATCTACGGCCGAACCACCGGCGTCGGGGGAAACCGCGACACCTCCGTCTCCGACGGCATCGAACAGGATCTCCGCCTGCTCCGCAGTCACGCGACGGGTTCGGGTCCCTCGCTGCCCGACCACGTCGTGCGCGCCGCCATGATCATCCGCGTCAACCAGATCCTCAACGGCGGATCCGGTCTGCACCCCGACATCGTGACGGCGCTGATCGATGCCGTCGCCGCGGACGAACTGCCCGCCGTGCACGCTCGCGGGGCGATCGGCACCGGCGACCTCAGCGCGTTCTCGGAGATCGCGCTCGGGCTGATGGGCGACACACCGCTCCGGGACGGCCGGATCGCGCCCCGGTGGACGCCGCACCAGGGTGATGCACTCCCCCTGATCTCGACGAACGCGATGACCGTCGCGCTCGCCGCAACGGCCACCGACAGCGTGGCGAACTGGCTCGAGCACGCACTGATCGTGGGCGTGCTGTCACTGCTGGCGACGCGCAGTTCCGTCGAACCGTTCGCGGCACGAGTGCAGGCGGCCCGCAGGCACCTCGGCCAGGAGGAAGTGGCCGGCCGGGTCCGGGAACTTCTCGTAGGCCAGCACGTACGGGCTGCCCGCGTGCAGGACTCGTACGGGTTCCGCGCCCTCCCCCAGATCCTCGGTGCCACGTGGCAGGCGCTGCAACGGCTGCGGGGAACCCTCGCGATCGAGATGAACTCGTCGTCCGAGAACCCCCTCATCTCCGTCGAGGACGACGCCGTGTTCCACAACGGGAACTTCCACGGGATGCCCATTGCCCTCGCCGTGGACGAGGCGAAACTCGCGCTGTCGAGCGCGGCGTTGCTATCGCAGTGCCGGCTGGCCAACCTGTCGGATCCGGCGGTCACCGGCCTGCGGCCGTTCCTGGCCGACGGTCCGGCAGGCAGCAGCGGCACCATGCTGCTGGAGTACACGACGTCCGCGGCGATCGCGGAGATCCGGATGGCCGCCGCGCCGGGTTCTCTCGGGCACACGGTCATCTCCCGCGGCACGGAGGACCACGCGAGTTTCGCTTCCCAGGCCGCTACCCAGCTCACCGACATCCTCGCGCAGTCCCGCATCGTCCTTGCATGCGAACTGATCTCGGCTGCGCGTGCCCTCGGACAGCAGCACCGCGATCTCGACACCGGCACCGAACTCGGCGCGTACCTGCACCGCGCGCGCACCTGCCTGGACCCCCGGACGACCGACCGTCCCCTGAGCGACGACCTGAAAGCAGCGGTGAAGTTTCTGGAACAGATGCCGAATCCGGAGAAAGACACAGCTCGGTAG
- a CDS encoding ABC transporter ATP-binding protein → MITFDKVTKAYPDGTTAVNELDLECPSGKITALVGPSGCGKTTSLRMINRLIEPTSGTISLDGESTADMDPALLRRRIGYVIQHAGLFPHRTIVDNVATMPKLLGKTKKEARIRAMELLETVGLAAHFADRYPWQLSGGQQQRVGVARALAADPAFMLMDEPFSAVDPVVRSQLQDEFLRLQKEIGKTIIIVTHDIDEALKLGDQVVVLRTGGVLAQAATPLELLTEPADEFVADFVGRDRGYRSLGFANLDGRVETVAEPVARLGDSAGEALARTSDDWLLVVDPANKPIGWVQPANVVGSIRPDDLNLSGTVADAHGTMRALLDAALSAPSKRGVVVDRDGVLVGTVTAHAAVAAIESADPVSTEAVA, encoded by the coding sequence ATGATCACATTCGACAAAGTCACCAAGGCGTACCCGGACGGCACGACAGCGGTGAACGAACTGGACCTCGAGTGCCCGAGCGGCAAGATCACGGCGCTCGTCGGTCCGTCGGGATGCGGCAAGACGACCTCGCTCCGCATGATCAACAGGTTGATCGAACCGACCTCCGGAACCATCTCCCTCGACGGTGAATCCACGGCGGACATGGACCCGGCACTGTTGCGCCGGCGGATCGGGTACGTGATCCAGCACGCCGGACTGTTCCCGCACCGCACGATCGTGGACAACGTCGCGACGATGCCGAAACTGCTGGGGAAGACGAAGAAGGAGGCACGGATCCGGGCGATGGAGCTGCTCGAGACGGTCGGTCTCGCCGCGCACTTCGCGGACCGGTATCCGTGGCAGCTCTCGGGTGGGCAGCAGCAGCGAGTCGGGGTCGCGCGCGCTCTGGCCGCGGATCCGGCGTTCATGCTGATGGACGAGCCGTTCAGCGCCGTCGACCCGGTGGTCCGGAGCCAGCTGCAGGACGAATTCCTCCGACTCCAGAAGGAGATCGGCAAGACGATCATCATCGTCACCCATGACATCGACGAAGCCCTCAAACTCGGCGACCAGGTGGTCGTGCTGCGGACCGGCGGAGTCCTGGCGCAGGCAGCCACTCCCCTGGAGTTGCTGACCGAGCCCGCCGACGAGTTCGTCGCCGATTTCGTCGGACGCGATCGCGGCTACCGGTCGCTGGGTTTCGCGAACCTCGACGGTCGCGTCGAGACGGTCGCCGAACCCGTTGCTCGTCTCGGTGATTCGGCGGGTGAGGCCCTCGCGCGCACGTCCGACGACTGGCTTCTCGTCGTCGACCCGGCGAACAAGCCGATCGGGTGGGTGCAGCCCGCGAACGTCGTCGGCAGCATTCGCCCGGACGACCTGAACCTCAGCGGCACCGTCGCCGACGCGCACGGGACGATGCGGGCGCTGCTCGACGCCGCCCTGTCCGCGCCCAGCAAGCGGGGTGTGGTCGTCGACCGCGACGGGGTGCTCGTGGGCACCGTGACTGCACACGCGGCTGTGGCGGCGATCGAGTCGGCGGATCCTGTGAGCACGGAGGCGGTGGCCTGA
- a CDS encoding ABC transporter permease: MNVEWLGRQSDRIAELVGWHILLSLVPIVVGVIIALPIGWLAHRNRRINPYVVGTAGLLYTIPSLALFVLLPPILGTKILDPMNIIVALTIYTVAMLVRVVADALDSVPQETVLAATAMGYRPYQTLLKVQLPVGVPVICAGLRVAVVSNVSLVSLAALLGIPQIGSLFTQGFQLRFYTPIIAGIALSLLLALVLDLLIVLANRILTPWTPKVVTS, from the coding sequence ATGAACGTCGAATGGCTGGGCCGCCAATCCGACCGCATCGCCGAACTCGTCGGCTGGCACATCCTGCTCTCCCTCGTGCCGATCGTCGTCGGCGTGATCATCGCGTTGCCCATCGGGTGGCTCGCACACCGCAATCGGCGGATCAACCCGTACGTGGTGGGGACCGCCGGCCTGCTCTACACGATCCCGTCGCTCGCCTTGTTCGTCCTGCTGCCGCCGATCCTCGGGACGAAGATCCTCGATCCGATGAACATCATCGTCGCCCTGACGATATACACCGTCGCCATGCTGGTTCGCGTCGTCGCCGACGCCCTCGATTCGGTGCCCCAGGAAACCGTGCTCGCCGCGACGGCGATGGGCTACCGTCCGTATCAGACGCTGCTCAAAGTTCAGCTCCCGGTGGGTGTTCCCGTCATCTGCGCGGGACTGCGGGTGGCCGTCGTGTCGAACGTCAGCCTGGTCTCGCTCGCCGCCCTGCTCGGGATCCCGCAGATCGGTTCACTGTTCACCCAGGGCTTCCAGCTGCGTTTCTACACACCCATCATCGCCGGCATCGCGCTCAGTCTGCTGCTGGCACTGGTTCTCGACCTCCTCATCGTGCTCGCGAACCGGATACTCACCCCGTGGACCCCGAAGGTGGTCACCTCATGA
- a CDS encoding ABC transporter permease, giving the protein MIDFLLDGAHWTGPEGIPALLLQHLIYTFLALFAAALVAVPLGLYIGHTGRGSVVVAGLANSLRALPTIGLLILLVLVIAPSFSSKLAYLIPSLIVLVLLAIPPILTNTYAGIRSVDPAAVDAARGMGFRSMRILTEVELPCALPLMLSGVRSAVLQIVSTATVAAYISLGGLGRLLIDGKAQSDYAQMAAGAVLVSLLALAFDLAIGFLTVRVVSPGLTRRVRSSTRTASEDPAVAARPASAPEPSLI; this is encoded by the coding sequence ATGATCGACTTTCTGCTGGACGGCGCTCATTGGACAGGGCCCGAAGGCATTCCGGCCCTGCTCCTCCAGCACCTGATCTACACGTTCCTCGCCCTGTTCGCCGCCGCGCTGGTCGCCGTCCCTCTCGGCCTGTACATCGGGCACACGGGGCGCGGGTCCGTCGTCGTCGCCGGTCTGGCCAACTCGCTGCGCGCCCTCCCCACGATCGGTTTGCTGATCCTGCTGGTGCTCGTCATTGCGCCGTCGTTCTCGAGCAAGCTGGCCTACCTGATACCGAGCCTGATCGTGCTGGTGCTGCTGGCCATCCCGCCGATCCTCACCAACACGTACGCGGGCATCCGCTCCGTCGACCCGGCCGCGGTGGACGCGGCCCGGGGCATGGGGTTCCGGTCGATGCGGATCCTCACCGAGGTCGAGTTGCCCTGCGCGCTGCCCTTGATGCTGTCCGGCGTCCGGAGCGCCGTGCTGCAGATCGTCTCGACGGCGACCGTCGCCGCCTACATCTCGCTCGGCGGCCTGGGACGACTCCTCATCGACGGCAAGGCGCAGAGCGACTACGCGCAGATGGCGGCGGGGGCGGTCCTCGTGTCGCTCCTCGCCCTGGCCTTCGATCTCGCGATCGGATTCCTCACGGTGCGGGTCGTCTCGCCCGGACTCACCCGGCGGGTGCGCAGCAGCACGCGCACCGCTTCCGAAGACCCCGCGGTCGCGGCCCGTCCCGCGTCCGCACCCGAGCCCTCGCTGATCTGA